From a single Bacillus gobiensis genomic region:
- a CDS encoding DUF350 domain-containing protein: protein MQPFLLTIMYFVIAIIIVVASLAIFELLTRKYKDWDEILNGNKAVALSISGKIVGICIILAFAIYHSLALHETLIWGAVGIVLQLIAYVLFELLTRKFSVEEQLKQGNIAVGIISFAVSVGLAFVIGASIT from the coding sequence ATGCAACCGTTTTTGCTGACTATCATGTACTTTGTAATTGCGATTATTATCGTTGTCGCAAGCCTTGCTATTTTTGAATTGCTGACAAGGAAATATAAGGATTGGGACGAAATCTTAAATGGAAATAAGGCCGTCGCGCTTTCCATCAGCGGCAAAATTGTAGGGATCTGCATCATTTTAGCGTTTGCGATTTACCACAGCCTCGCCCTGCATGAAACTCTGATATGGGGAGCTGTTGGTATTGTGCTGCAGCTTATCGCTTATGTCTTATTTGAATTGCTCACTCGAAAATTTTCTGTGGAAGAACAATTAAAGCAAGGAAATATAGCAGTCGGAATCATCAGCTTTGCTGTTTCGGTAGGCCTAGCCTTTGTCATCGGCGCATCTATTACATAA
- a CDS encoding polyamine aminopropyltransferase, protein MKNLTDLGTKQSNTIYWASGIVSICGIIFEVLFGAAGSYILGDGVKQYTLTISLFLTGMGIGASISERVSKHLILSFVWIEYAIGLIGGLSTFLFFGVTAFLPDGTDALFLYFITLLIGALTGLELPILIRKANAIGVTLKKSTARVLFSDYAGGLIGGLLFVFWLRPEFGLVKSAFIVALINVGVALWILFYFKKEISRFRWHAAAGIALFITLLSGVFWGDETAFTFEQRLYRDPIIHQEQSEYQQIILTKEEGDVRLFLDGQLQFSSADEYRYHETLVLPAMGSVKNPNRVLVLGGGDGLVLRELWKYDEVKNVDLVDLDPAMVKLAKTDYDLVRLNENSFSDPRVNVHHQDAFKFMEQSDQLYDVILVDLPDPNNESLSKLYTLEFYQLLRNHLRPGGTLMLQSTSPTFATKVYWTIDYTIEQAGLHTKNLHLDVPSFGDWGFVMAKRENMKNTINNVKLPNKTKFLTKDVLQGMTTFGKDIDKDIIDKNGKPFSYEANTLMNPIIIPMYEEAWRNY, encoded by the coding sequence ATGAAAAACCTGACAGACCTGGGCACGAAGCAAAGCAATACGATATATTGGGCTTCAGGGATTGTCTCCATTTGCGGAATTATTTTTGAAGTATTATTTGGAGCAGCAGGCTCTTACATTTTGGGAGATGGTGTTAAGCAGTATACGCTCACCATCTCGCTTTTTTTAACAGGAATGGGCATCGGCGCTTCCATAAGTGAACGAGTCTCGAAGCATTTAATTCTGTCCTTTGTGTGGATCGAATACGCCATTGGTCTTATCGGCGGCTTATCGACATTTTTGTTTTTTGGTGTAACCGCTTTTCTTCCGGACGGAACCGATGCCCTTTTTTTATATTTCATTACGTTATTGATTGGGGCACTGACTGGACTTGAATTGCCGATATTGATTCGAAAGGCAAACGCTATCGGTGTCACCTTGAAAAAAAGTACAGCTAGAGTACTTTTCTCCGATTATGCCGGAGGGTTGATTGGCGGTCTGTTGTTTGTTTTTTGGCTGCGTCCCGAATTTGGCTTGGTCAAATCGGCTTTTATCGTCGCGCTAATCAATGTAGGCGTGGCATTGTGGATTCTCTTTTATTTCAAAAAAGAAATCAGCCGCTTTCGCTGGCACGCAGCAGCAGGCATTGCCTTATTTATTACTTTATTGTCCGGCGTTTTTTGGGGAGATGAGACTGCCTTTACATTTGAGCAGCGTCTCTACCGTGACCCAATTATCCACCAGGAGCAATCTGAATATCAGCAAATCATCCTAACGAAAGAGGAAGGTGATGTGCGGCTCTTTCTCGACGGCCAGCTTCAATTTAGTTCAGCCGATGAATACCGCTATCACGAAACGCTTGTCCTCCCTGCTATGGGAAGTGTAAAAAATCCTAATCGTGTCTTAGTTCTTGGCGGTGGCGATGGTCTCGTATTAAGGGAGCTGTGGAAATATGATGAAGTGAAAAACGTTGATTTGGTTGATCTCGATCCGGCCATGGTCAAGCTGGCAAAAACAGATTATGATCTCGTCCGTTTAAATGAAAATTCATTTTCTGACCCGAGGGTAAATGTCCACCATCAGGATGCGTTTAAGTTTATGGAACAATCAGATCAATTGTATGATGTCATCCTTGTCGATTTACCCGATCCAAATAATGAATCCTTGAGCAAACTGTATACACTTGAATTTTATCAGCTGCTCCGGAATCATCTTCGACCAGGCGGTACGCTTATGCTTCAATCCACAAGCCCTACATTTGCTACGAAGGTTTATTGGACAATCGATTACACTATTGAACAAGCAGGGCTGCACACGAAAAACCTGCACTTGGATGTTCCGAGCTTTGGTGATTGGGGATTTGTCATGGCAAAAAGAGAAAACATGAAGAATACCATCAATAATGTGAAGCTTCCTAATAAGACCAAATTTTTAACTAAAGACGTCCTCCAAGGGATGACAACGTTCGGAAAAGATATCGACAAAGACATAATTGATAAAAACGGAAAACCTTTCAGCTACGAAGCAAATACATTGATGAATCCGATCATCATACCGATGTATGAAGAGGCTTGGAGGAATTACTAG
- a CDS encoding SagB family peptide dehydrogenase yields the protein MSLEKYLHNLHFDIDKVSPPDWEVDWEDAPLPYKLYRGLPVVPLSMEVPLTIEGCEAPATLDLRRIGHFFWYVFGLTQISQSAFSTESKEQEVDLMQSYRRFAPSGGGLYPSELYVYVKVDELPAGVYHYDAAHHRLVMLREGNFDSYIARTLGNRCDVSDCFGTVFVSTMFWKNFFKYNNFAYRLQGLDAGVLIGQLLEVAKRFGFETGVCFQFLDRAINHLLGLSEKEESVYAVIPLSAEPGVSFTSESYVDGSVSSTELCRELPAIQHNHYVRSRKVIEHPMITKVNEASMLESTQSFKQIKGIKSENWEVQTIALPDVKRLSYDLAAACRKRFSPDIDFVLGKVTPTQLATLLHEATASFSYRNDLDCAHNFEPRVSLYSCLHHVEGIPDGAYHYDGHTHELRQVHLGDHRLQLQSGMSMYNVNLFQVPLCLHVAGDKDIFISELSYRGYRIQQMEAGMLVQRLLLASSSIGMGGHPLLGFDANVCDEIYKMESQGKTSLIQIPIGFYRSRPWLRGSLQS from the coding sequence ATGAGTCTAGAGAAATATTTACACAATCTGCATTTTGACATTGATAAGGTAAGCCCTCCGGATTGGGAAGTGGATTGGGAAGATGCACCGCTTCCGTATAAGCTATATCGAGGATTGCCTGTCGTTCCGCTCTCAATGGAAGTACCGTTGACAATCGAAGGATGTGAAGCACCTGCTACGCTCGATCTTCGCAGAATCGGTCATTTTTTTTGGTATGTATTCGGTCTCACTCAAATTAGCCAGTCAGCCTTTTCAACGGAATCCAAAGAACAAGAAGTGGACCTTATGCAGTCGTATCGCCGTTTTGCTCCCTCAGGTGGAGGATTGTATCCAAGTGAGTTGTACGTGTATGTGAAGGTGGATGAACTACCTGCAGGGGTATACCATTATGATGCAGCACACCATCGTTTGGTGATGTTGCGAGAAGGTAACTTCGATTCGTATATTGCCCGTACTCTCGGAAATCGTTGTGACGTATCCGATTGCTTTGGTACTGTTTTTGTGTCGACGATGTTTTGGAAAAATTTCTTTAAATACAATAACTTTGCTTACCGCCTGCAAGGACTGGATGCTGGGGTGCTGATCGGACAATTACTGGAAGTAGCGAAACGTTTTGGTTTTGAAACAGGGGTGTGCTTCCAATTTCTTGATAGGGCCATCAACCATCTGCTTGGGTTATCTGAAAAAGAGGAGAGCGTGTATGCAGTGATTCCGTTATCGGCGGAACCTGGAGTCTCGTTTACAAGCGAGAGTTACGTGGACGGTAGTGTCTCCTCAACCGAATTATGCCGTGAGTTGCCAGCAATTCAGCACAATCATTACGTTCGGTCACGGAAGGTCATTGAGCATCCGATGATAACCAAAGTAAATGAAGCTTCGATGCTGGAATCAACTCAATCGTTCAAGCAAATCAAGGGGATTAAGAGTGAGAATTGGGAAGTTCAAACGATAGCTTTACCAGACGTGAAGCGGTTATCATATGATCTGGCAGCTGCCTGCCGGAAGCGATTTTCACCAGACATCGATTTCGTATTAGGAAAAGTTACTCCAACACAGCTGGCCACATTGCTTCATGAGGCAACGGCTTCCTTCTCGTATCGAAATGATTTGGACTGTGCACATAATTTTGAGCCACGTGTCTCACTGTACAGCTGTTTGCATCATGTTGAAGGCATTCCGGACGGGGCTTATCATTATGATGGTCATACCCATGAATTACGTCAGGTGCATCTCGGAGATCATCGGCTACAGTTACAATCAGGAATGTCAATGTATAATGTGAATTTGTTCCAGGTTCCTCTCTGCCTGCATGTGGCTGGGGATAAGGATATCTTTATTTCAGAACTTAGTTACAGAGGATATAGAATTCAACAAATGGAAGCAGGAATGCTTGTCCAACGCTTGCTGCTAGCTTCGTCTTCCATTGGAATGGGCGGGCATCCTCTTCTTGGATTTGATGCGAACGTATGTGATGAGATTTACAAAATGGAATCACAAGGAAAAACGAGTTTAATTCAAATTCCGATCGGTTTCTATCGATCTCGCCCTTGGTTGAGGGGGAGCTTGCAAAGCTAG
- a CDS encoding putative thiazole-containing bacteriocin maturation protein: MTILTPSMRLKVRRDTFFLPDPKSGVYFRNNVSSFRMEGSMIDQWVEKLIPMFNGEYTLGDLTDGLPGLYRDRVYEIAEVLYRNGYVRDVSKDRPHQLTEEELKKHASQIEFLNSFGDSGAYRFQAYRQAKVLAVGSGSFFISLVSALLESGLSKFHVLITDSIPTNRDRITELTEHARQTDPGASIEEVTLHKERESSWAEILQPFHSILYVSQEGDIEELRGIHSYCRKEKKLFLPAVCFQQAGMAGPLVHPDSEGCWESAWRRLHKSVMAKNQQYSNTASAMLANVIVFELFKKHTEVEDSEQRNQFFLLDLDTLEGNWHSFSPHPLVTGHAAAQWVQDFDRRLEQTSSKGEPSRLFLYFSQLTSAESGIFHIWEEGDIIQLPLAQCQVQAVDPMSEGPAELLPNIVCSDLTHEKARREAGLAGIESYVSRMAGLLIPTLPPHQDVMGSMAGQREFIGVGAGETFSEGVCRGLEKCLAEKLSKVQAGRETDVLQVRLTAVEDERCRFYLQALTTMQGEPIIALGEKVFGFPVVWVGTNNSWYANIGLNITMALQKSLQQALLNAQNKTEHTTWEPLEVSPVLLGEKVPQSLVIHESEEITKAEVLQSAMKVLKQNQKRLLIFDLAVEPFMQEELEVFGVLIREEESR, from the coding sequence ATGACAATTTTAACCCCATCTATGCGTCTGAAAGTAAGAAGAGATACTTTTTTTCTCCCTGATCCAAAAAGCGGTGTGTATTTTCGGAACAACGTCAGTTCTTTCCGTATGGAAGGAAGCATGATTGATCAGTGGGTAGAAAAGCTGATACCTATGTTTAACGGAGAGTATACGCTGGGGGATTTAACAGACGGATTGCCGGGACTATACCGGGATCGGGTGTACGAAATAGCGGAAGTGCTGTATCGAAACGGATATGTTCGAGATGTAAGTAAAGACCGCCCTCATCAATTGACAGAAGAGGAATTAAAAAAGCATGCATCTCAAATTGAATTTTTGAACAGCTTTGGCGATTCGGGTGCGTACCGTTTTCAAGCCTATCGACAAGCAAAAGTGCTGGCAGTTGGTTCCGGTTCTTTTTTTATTTCTTTGGTTTCTGCGTTACTTGAATCCGGATTGTCTAAGTTTCATGTATTGATCACAGACTCGATACCAACTAATAGAGACCGGATAACGGAACTTACGGAACATGCACGTCAAACAGACCCCGGGGCATCCATAGAGGAAGTTACACTGCATAAGGAGAGGGAGAGTTCTTGGGCAGAAATTTTACAGCCGTTTCATTCGATTTTGTATGTATCACAGGAGGGTGATATAGAGGAGCTGCGGGGTATTCATTCGTATTGCCGAAAAGAGAAGAAGCTGTTTCTCCCCGCCGTATGTTTTCAGCAGGCAGGTATGGCAGGGCCGCTTGTCCATCCTGATTCAGAGGGTTGCTGGGAGTCTGCGTGGAGACGCCTGCACAAATCGGTGATGGCCAAAAACCAGCAGTATTCTAATACAGCGAGTGCGATGCTGGCCAATGTCATCGTCTTTGAACTATTTAAAAAGCATACCGAAGTGGAAGACTCGGAACAGAGGAATCAATTTTTCCTGCTTGATCTGGATACATTGGAAGGAAACTGGCATTCATTTTCACCTCATCCACTGGTAACTGGACATGCGGCAGCCCAATGGGTTCAAGATTTTGATCGGCGGCTCGAACAGACCTCGAGTAAAGGTGAGCCAAGCAGACTGTTTCTTTACTTTAGTCAGTTGACATCTGCCGAATCAGGGATTTTTCATATTTGGGAGGAGGGGGATATAATTCAGCTGCCGTTAGCCCAATGCCAAGTTCAGGCGGTAGACCCAATGTCGGAGGGACCAGCTGAGCTGCTGCCAAATATAGTCTGTTCAGATCTGACACATGAGAAGGCAAGGAGAGAAGCGGGTTTAGCAGGAATTGAATCGTATGTGTCGCGAATGGCCGGTTTGCTCATTCCGACTTTACCGCCACATCAGGATGTAATGGGAAGCATGGCAGGTCAACGAGAATTTATAGGTGTCGGAGCAGGAGAAACGTTTTCAGAAGGTGTTTGCCGAGGGCTGGAAAAGTGTTTGGCCGAGAAACTGAGTAAGGTGCAAGCCGGTCGGGAAACCGATGTCTTGCAGGTGCGGTTAACTGCTGTTGAAGATGAACGATGCCGCTTTTATTTGCAGGCACTGACCACGATGCAGGGTGAACCGATCATTGCTTTAGGAGAGAAAGTGTTTGGTTTTCCTGTGGTATGGGTCGGTACGAACAACAGCTGGTATGCAAATATCGGTTTGAATATAACTATGGCGTTGCAGAAATCGTTACAACAAGCGCTATTGAATGCACAAAACAAAACAGAACACACTACGTGGGAGCCGTTGGAGGTTTCACCTGTCCTTCTTGGTGAGAAGGTACCCCAAAGCCTTGTCATTCACGAAAGCGAAGAGATAACAAAAGCTGAGGTTTTACAGTCCGCCATGAAGGTCTTAAAACAGAACCAAAAGCGCCTATTAATCTTTGATCTAGCCGTTGAACCATTTATGCAAGAGGAACTAGAAGTATTTGGAGTGTTGATACGAGAGGAGGAATCCCGGTGA
- a CDS encoding TOMM precursor leader peptide-binding protein — protein MSAIVAVVGEGVLADRVCKDLSSKYEVVRQPDFEAGIPEAANLVLVVHDAWIPSVHLKAEEVIRPTGIPWLRSFVSFGEGVVGPLVRQDKQGCSQCADTRRLMAGRDRKEMWELQQRLEEQDRVERDVWGSRLGLLQLAYLLESEADKVLQGISANLEEQVFLINMKTLKSSRHSFIPDPLCTVCGGLPDDSPDLARISLQPSLKISTDSYRCRSMDDLKEVLVKDYLDHRTGFLNDKMYDLIPPFADVSVNLPLFNGDEGVAGRTHTYAVSEVTAILEGLERSCGLAARGKRTVVHDSFSNLKDQALNPVKVGIHTKEQYAQHDFPFKPFTPNRPINWVWGYSLLQERPILVPELLAYYSLGCGHGFVYETSNGCALGGSLEEAIFHGVLEIVERDSFLLTWYAQLPLPRIDLYSANDEELHLMVDRVRAVAGYDLYLFNSTMENGIPSVWVMAKNRKEKGLNIICAAGAHLDPVRAVKSAIHELAGMMLTLDEKLESNQEEYVSMLQDSSLVRKMDDHGMLYGLPQAEERLQFLLDDNRPVRTFEEEFNWKGKHTDLTADLQDVFQKFRRLNLDVIVVNQTTSETIRNGLHCVKVLIPGMLPMTFGHHLTRVTGLERVLRVPWELGYAKQPLTIEELNPYPHPFP, from the coding sequence GTGAGTGCTATTGTGGCTGTTGTTGGAGAAGGAGTATTGGCGGATCGCGTATGTAAGGATCTTTCAAGTAAATACGAGGTAGTCCGTCAGCCCGATTTCGAGGCAGGAATACCCGAGGCGGCTAATTTGGTTCTAGTGGTGCACGATGCCTGGATTCCTTCCGTTCATCTTAAGGCGGAAGAAGTAATACGTCCAACCGGAATTCCTTGGCTTCGAAGCTTCGTTTCTTTTGGCGAAGGTGTCGTTGGACCGCTGGTGCGACAGGATAAGCAGGGGTGCTCTCAATGTGCGGACACGCGGCGCCTTATGGCAGGACGCGACCGTAAAGAGATGTGGGAGCTGCAGCAAAGGCTGGAGGAGCAAGATAGAGTTGAGCGTGACGTCTGGGGATCGCGTTTGGGACTTTTACAGTTGGCTTATTTACTCGAATCTGAAGCAGATAAGGTGTTGCAAGGGATCTCGGCCAATTTGGAGGAACAGGTATTTTTAATTAACATGAAAACACTGAAAAGTTCACGGCATTCCTTTATTCCCGACCCGTTGTGTACAGTTTGCGGCGGATTACCCGACGATTCACCGGATTTGGCTCGCATTTCTCTGCAGCCAAGTTTAAAAATCAGCACAGACAGTTATCGCTGCCGCTCGATGGATGACCTGAAAGAAGTACTTGTTAAAGACTATCTTGATCACCGAACGGGATTTTTGAATGATAAAATGTATGACCTCATCCCGCCATTTGCAGATGTCAGTGTCAATCTGCCTTTGTTTAATGGTGACGAAGGAGTAGCGGGCAGAACTCATACGTATGCTGTAAGCGAAGTGACTGCCATTTTGGAAGGTTTGGAGAGATCCTGCGGTCTAGCGGCCCGCGGCAAACGGACAGTTGTCCATGATAGTTTCAGTAACCTGAAAGATCAAGCTCTTAACCCAGTCAAAGTAGGGATCCATACAAAGGAGCAGTATGCGCAGCATGATTTTCCGTTCAAACCGTTCACTCCTAATCGTCCGATAAATTGGGTGTGGGGATATTCGTTATTGCAAGAACGTCCAATTCTAGTTCCAGAGCTGCTCGCCTATTACAGTTTGGGATGCGGACACGGTTTTGTCTATGAAACTTCCAACGGTTGTGCGCTAGGCGGAAGTTTGGAGGAGGCTATTTTCCACGGTGTCTTGGAAATTGTGGAACGTGATTCATTCCTGTTGACCTGGTACGCCCAGTTGCCGCTCCCGCGTATTGACCTTTATTCTGCAAACGATGAAGAGTTACATTTGATGGTCGACCGTGTTCGGGCGGTGGCGGGATATGATCTGTATTTGTTTAACTCGACGATGGAAAACGGAATTCCAAGCGTTTGGGTGATGGCAAAAAACAGGAAAGAAAAAGGATTGAATATTATTTGTGCCGCCGGAGCTCACTTAGACCCAGTACGTGCAGTGAAAAGTGCCATACATGAATTGGCTGGCATGATGCTTACGCTTGACGAGAAACTTGAGTCAAACCAGGAGGAGTATGTCAGCATGCTGCAAGATTCATCTCTAGTGCGGAAGATGGATGATCATGGCATGCTGTACGGATTGCCGCAAGCAGAGGAGCGGTTGCAGTTTTTGCTGGACGATAATCGTCCTGTGCGAACGTTTGAGGAGGAATTCAATTGGAAGGGGAAGCATACAGACCTGACCGCTGATCTTCAAGACGTATTTCAAAAATTTCGTCGATTGAACCTCGATGTCATTGTTGTGAATCAAACGACATCAGAAACGATACGAAACGGACTGCATTGCGTGAAAGTACTGATTCCGGGGATGCTGCCGATGACATTCGGACATCATCTTACCCGCGTAACTGGGCTGGAGAGGGTGCTTAGAGTACCATGGGAGCTTGGATATGCAAAACAACCGCTGACTATTGAAGAGCTTAATCCATATCCGCATCCGTTTCCGTAA
- a CDS encoding DUF4247 domain-containing protein — MKRALVSVIIAGVLVFLAACGNGSGSTFSEDIEDFISDNYQLYDTVSSTENSGNFSTIYLADNQDISAVAKKLQNHSKPTEMSELKDDKQILVYDDQFVTLTKSKENSADTLVEVADEDFVRHNYRPSFFQGYLLASFINNLFGNNWSRDRNQACRVNPDHCYGGYNSSGGFAGKKGTPSVRGGSSSVRGGGPGTGK; from the coding sequence GTGAAGAGGGCGTTAGTGTCCGTTATCATTGCAGGTGTGCTCGTTTTTTTAGCCGCATGCGGGAACGGATCAGGTTCAACCTTCAGTGAAGATATTGAAGACTTTATCAGTGATAACTATCAGCTTTATGATACCGTTTCATCCACGGAAAACAGCGGTAATTTTTCAACAATCTATCTTGCGGATAATCAGGATATCTCTGCTGTCGCAAAAAAGCTTCAGAACCATTCAAAGCCGACAGAAATGAGTGAGTTAAAGGACGATAAACAAATTCTCGTCTATGACGATCAGTTTGTTACATTGACTAAATCAAAAGAAAATTCCGCTGATACGTTGGTGGAAGTAGCGGATGAGGATTTTGTCCGTCACAATTACCGGCCAAGCTTTTTTCAAGGTTATTTATTGGCATCTTTTATTAACAATCTGTTCGGAAACAATTGGAGCAGAGATCGAAATCAGGCGTGCCGTGTGAACCCGGATCATTGCTATGGAGGCTACAATTCTTCCGGAGGGTTTGCCGGAAAAAAAGGCACTCCTTCAGTACGTGGCGGTTCATCCTCGGTTCGCGGAGGCGGGCCCGGCACAGGCAAGTAA
- a CDS encoding heterocycloanthracin/sonorensin family bacteriocin codes for MKVNNFQNELQSLNVGEFQANEAVPWDQNQYYIDQARQFGGASCFRCFSCFSCFSCFVCFNCFNCFRCFNCFRCGGRCGGNCGGNCGGRCGGNCGGGGRCGG; via the coding sequence ATGAAAGTGAACAATTTTCAAAATGAACTTCAATCGTTAAATGTTGGAGAATTTCAAGCAAATGAGGCAGTTCCTTGGGATCAAAACCAGTATTACATTGATCAGGCTCGACAATTCGGCGGTGCCAGCTGCTTTAGATGCTTCAGTTGTTTTAGTTGCTTTAGCTGCTTTGTTTGCTTTAACTGTTTTAATTGCTTCCGATGTTTTAACTGCTTTAGATGCGGAGGCCGCTGCGGAGGTAATTGTGGAGGCAATTGCGGGGGACGATGCGGAGGCAATTGTGGCGGCGGTGGCCGCTGCGGAGGTTAA
- a CDS encoding cation-translocating P-type ATPase, with amino-acid sequence MTFILLIGTVGVILTLFFIKPLTGKVGSNHKLVHKLKDTKWFQNHWLAGMFLFIVNAVLFFSTGLILYVFVLTYFLIPYVHLFIMLFAAIVSIFLWILIYKAWQGTKINRLKMGFIGSSFYIVLTVIFVYWLLTLKPSYPGDDTFMGAIGLLFSIIVTSVAFITCFVITGFYKNENKQRIDI; translated from the coding sequence GTGACCTTTATTCTATTAATTGGAACTGTTGGAGTGATACTTACTTTATTTTTTATAAAACCACTAACAGGAAAGGTTGGCAGTAATCATAAACTGGTGCACAAGCTAAAAGATACGAAATGGTTTCAAAATCATTGGCTGGCAGGAATGTTCCTGTTCATTGTGAATGCTGTACTCTTTTTTTCTACTGGACTTATACTATACGTATTTGTATTAACTTATTTTTTAATTCCATATGTTCATTTATTTATCATGCTTTTTGCTGCAATCGTGAGTATTTTTCTATGGATATTAATTTACAAGGCATGGCAAGGGACAAAAATAAATCGTTTAAAGATGGGGTTTATCGGGAGCAGTTTTTATATTGTTTTGACTGTCATATTCGTATATTGGTTATTGACACTGAAACCTTCTTATCCAGGCGATGATACGTTTATGGGGGCGATAGGATTACTTTTTTCCATAATCGTTACTTCAGTTGCGTTTATTACATGTTTTGTTATTACGGGGTTTTACAAGAACGAAAACAAGCAAAGGATAGATATTTAA
- the hemH gene encoding ferrochelatase, giving the protein MGSKKIGLLVMAYGTPESLDQVESYYTHIRHGRKPSDELLEDLKDRYKAIGGISPLAKITKEQGEQLESRLNQTFPDTQFVLYLGLKHTAPFIEDAVQQMKNDGIEKAISIILAPHYSIFSVKAYNERAKSMSEKINGPEIHTIDSWYDEPKFISYWAEKIKETMSSIKDETKSVVIFSAHSLPEKILQNGDPYPDQLKETAKRISYLANVKNYAIGWQSAGQTGEPWIGPDVQDLTRTLYEEKGYESFIYCPVGFVAEHLEVLYDNDIECKAVTDELDVHYYRPKMPNADPVFIEGLVNAVSKEIKNLELITL; this is encoded by the coding sequence ATGGGAAGCAAGAAAATCGGGCTGCTCGTGATGGCTTATGGCACACCTGAAAGCCTCGATCAGGTGGAATCCTACTACACGCACATACGTCATGGCAGAAAGCCTTCAGATGAATTACTGGAAGACCTGAAGGATCGATACAAAGCAATTGGCGGAATTAGCCCACTTGCAAAAATTACGAAAGAGCAAGGGGAACAATTGGAATCCCGGCTAAATCAAACGTTCCCTGATACTCAATTTGTTTTGTACTTAGGACTTAAACATACAGCTCCTTTCATTGAGGATGCTGTTCAACAAATGAAAAATGACGGGATCGAAAAAGCGATTAGCATTATTCTTGCACCACACTATTCGATTTTTAGTGTCAAAGCATATAATGAACGGGCAAAAAGCATGTCTGAAAAAATTAACGGACCAGAAATCCATACGATTGATTCATGGTATGACGAACCTAAATTTATTTCGTATTGGGCAGAGAAAATTAAAGAGACGATGTCGTCTATTAAAGACGAAACAAAATCGGTCGTTATTTTTTCTGCCCACAGTTTACCAGAAAAAATATTGCAAAATGGTGACCCGTACCCAGATCAGCTGAAAGAAACAGCGAAGAGGATTTCGTATTTGGCGAATGTGAAAAATTACGCGATCGGCTGGCAAAGCGCCGGACAAACAGGGGAGCCTTGGATAGGCCCGGATGTACAGGATTTGACGAGAACCCTGTATGAAGAAAAGGGATACGAGTCTTTCATCTATTGTCCAGTCGGATTTGTAGCCGAGCACCTTGAAGTTTTATATGATAACGATATTGAATGCAAAGCAGTCACAGACGAGCTGGATGTTCACTATTACCGGCCTAAGATGCCAAATGCAGATCCCGTATTCATCGAAGGTCTTGTGAATGCTGTCTCAAAAGAAATAAAAAATCTAGAGCTAATTACTTTATAA
- a CDS encoding Dps family protein — protein sequence METTVTLSVKEILNHQIANYNVLYTKLHQFHWYVKGPHFFTLHEKFEELYNEAAEAFDELAERLLSIGGKPFSTLSEYLANTSLVESTNVDRQSGEFVQELVENYEAIRNELIQAITVAGDEGDDVTEDLFIGLKANIDKHIWMLKAYLG from the coding sequence ATGGAAACTACTGTTACTTTAAGTGTTAAAGAAATCCTAAATCATCAAATCGCTAACTACAATGTGTTATATACAAAATTGCATCAATTTCACTGGTATGTCAAAGGACCGCATTTTTTCACATTACATGAGAAATTTGAAGAGCTTTACAATGAAGCAGCCGAAGCTTTTGACGAATTAGCTGAACGGCTTCTGTCTATCGGCGGCAAACCGTTCTCAACACTAAGTGAATATCTTGCAAATACAAGCTTAGTCGAGTCAACAAACGTAGATCGGCAAAGCGGTGAATTTGTACAAGAATTAGTAGAGAACTATGAAGCCATCCGTAATGAACTGATCCAAGCGATTACCGTCGCCGGTGATGAAGGCGACGATGTTACAGAGGATTTGTTTATCGGATTAAAAGCAAATATAGATAAACATATTTGGATGCTAAAAGCGTATCTTGGATAA
- a CDS encoding RDD family protein yields the protein MTYAPLKIRIYAFLFDYLIIVLYGIFVVGTISVIFRPFITPLFSNSPAAAELTGFFLVTLPTALSDTAVYMILIAVYLTAFIYFISPLMNKKRKTTYDWIAGTKVVR from the coding sequence ATGACTTACGCTCCCTTAAAAATCCGTATTTACGCTTTCTTATTTGATTATCTCATTATCGTTTTATACGGCATTTTCGTAGTCGGCACTATTTCTGTCATATTTCGCCCGTTTATTACTCCATTATTCTCGAATTCCCCAGCAGCAGCTGAACTAACAGGATTTTTCTTGGTAACGCTGCCTACTGCCTTATCCGATACTGCCGTTTACATGATTTTAATTGCCGTCTATCTCACAGCTTTCATCTACTTTATAAGCCCTCTTATGAATAAAAAGAGAAAAACGACTTATGATTGGATTGCTGGAACAAAAGTTGTTCGTTAA